The Candidatus Marsarchaeota archaeon DNA segment GATTTCAGAATAGCTACCCGAGAGTCGGTATTCTCACAGCCTGAGGTAAAGCTTGGCATAATACCTGGAGGCGGCGCAACATACAGACTGCCGATCCTGATAGGCTTGCAGAACGCTAGAAGAATGATACTGCAAGGGGAAAACTTTACTGCAGAGGCTGTGCTTGCGATGGGCCTTGTCGATGCAATTGCGGAAAAGGATGCAGTAGCATACGCAAAGGAATTCGCTTTGGAGCTTGCAAAAAACCCCATAAGCCGTGCAAAGGTTGCGATAAATTCTGCAATAAAGCTTGACTATGAAAATGAAAAGCGCCTGTTCATAAAAAGTGTACTCGACAAAGAAGCCAAGTCTGCCATGGCAGCTTTCCTTAATCATAAAAAATAATGCCTTGAATTTGGTTAACGTGATTCGATGGAGGATGCATACATAATAGATGCGGTTCGAAGCCCAGTCGGTAAGTTTTTGGGCTCATTTTCAAAGCTTACTGCTCCAAAGCTTGCAAGCCAGGTAGTTGAAGGGCTTATCGCCAAAACCGGACTCAAAAAAGATGATGTGGAGGAAATAATATGCGGCAACGTGCTTTCTGCAGGCGTGGGCCAGAACCCTGCAAAGCAGGTGATCATGTTTTCGGAAATGCCAAAGAGCATACCAACGCTTAACGTGAATATGGTTTGTGCCTCTGGGCTTAGAGCCATATCGCTTGCAGCCCAGGCAGTAAAGCTCGGGGATTACGGCGTTGTGCTTGCAGGCGGGATGGAAAGCATGAGCAGCGCACCGCACCTATTGCGTGACGTTCGCGAATTCAAAAAATTCGGAGATGTAAGCCTCTCGGAGTTCTACAAATATGCGTCTAAATCTGGCCAGCAGGATCAAAAGCTTATCGATGAAATGATATTTGACGGCCTGTGGGATTGCTATTCAGACATGCACATGGGTGCCATAGCAGAGAGCATTGGTAAGAAATACGGAATAGGCAGGGAGGAGCAGGATACGCTCGCATATGAAAGCCACAAGAAAGCTGCGCAAGCGACAGATTCAGGGGCTTTCAAGGACGAAATTATACAGATAAAGGCAGAAAATGGCTATGTAAAAACTGACGAAGGCATACGGCGCGATACAAGCATGGAAAAGCTTTCGTCGCTCAAGCCAGCGTTTAGGCAAGACGGCACGGTGACCGCAGGAAATGCATCGCAGCTCAGCGATGGCGCTGCATTTGCATTGATAATGTCTGGCTCGAAGGCAAAGGCCCTTGGGGTCGAGCCCATAGCAAAGATAGAATCATATTCCGAAGGGGGAATAGACCCGCAATGGTATGGGCTTTCTCCTGTTGAAACAATGAAAAGCGCTCTAAAGAAGGCAAACCTAAAGCTGGGCCAGATGGACCTCATAGAAATAAACGAGGCTTTTGCTGTGCAGGTTCTTGGAGTCGTAAGGGAACTAGGCATAGAAAAGCAGAAGCTCAACGTCAATGGCGGGGCAATAGCGCTTGGGCATCCTATTGGCGCGTCAGGCGCCAGAATAGCAGCAACGCTTGCACACGCAATGAAAAACAGGAAGGCAGAGTATGGCATTGCGTCATTATGCCATGGAGGCGGCGGCTCAGCCTCGATGGTGCTCAGCAGGGTAGATTGAATGAGCGAAAAGATAACTGTCATAGGGCCCGGAAAGATGGGTACGGGCATAGTGCAAGTAATGCTGGCCGCAGGCTATGATGTGCTGCTTATAGGCAGGAGCAAAGAGGCGCTGGACAAGGGCATGGCGCTTCTCAGCTCAAGCATGGACAAGGCAATAGAGAAGCAACGCATGACTAGGGAGCAGAAGACGTTGCTTTTGTCAAGGCTGCACAGTACAACAAACTATGCTGAATCAGCCGGCTCTATAGCAGTCATAGAGGCCGTGACTGAAGATTTCAATGCGAAGGTCAGCGTTTTGCAGGAAGCGGAGAAAAACTGCGGCCCAGCAATTCTAGCGACGAATACATCCTCTATACTGCTCGGCAAGTTAGCTGCAAAGCTGAAGGATCCTTCAAAATTTCTTGGAATGCATTTCTTTAACCCTGTTCCTGTAATGAAGCCTATAGAGCTCATAACTACGCAGTTTACGTCAAGCGAGGCTGAAGCCAAGGCGCTTGAAATCGCATCAAGGGCCGGCAAAACTGCTATAAAGGTAAATGATTACCCTGGCTTTGTAGCCAACAGCGTTCTCATGCCATTGATCAACGAAGCGATATTGCTGCTGGAGAATGGCGTCGCAACAAAGGAAGGAATAGACGCCATAGTACGGCTAGGCCTGAATCATCCAATGGGTCCTTTGGAACTTGCGGATTTCATAGGCCTTGACGTGTGCAAGGACATAATGGATTCCATATATTCCGAGACTAAGGATGAGAAATTCAAGCCTGTTAAGCTTCTTGTTGAAATGGTGAAAAGCGGCAAACTTGGCAGAAAGTCCGGAGAAGGGTTTTATAAGTATTGACTACTGCTCAAAAATCCCTATGAGCCCTACTGCATGCTTTACTATGTCTCCTTCTGTAAGTATCCCGTTTAGCTTGCCGTTCAAATCAACAATGCAGAGCTTCTTTATGCGGTTCGAAGCCATTAACCTTGCGGCAGCATCTAAGCTTATGTCTTCTGTTATTGTTATGACCGGCGTTGTCATTATGTCAGCTGCAGTAGTATTTCTAGGATCCCTATGCTCAGCGACAATCTTCCGTACCATATCGCCTTCTGTAACCATGCCTATCGGTACATCATCTTCGTTGACTATAACTACAGCACCTATTTTCTTATCACGCATGATCTGGGCCAAATCAGATACCTTATCATTCTTGCTGCCTGTTATTGCAGAGTAGCTCATTGCGTCTGATACATGCATCGTGCTCTTCATCGCCATCCAACCACTATTAGATTATAATATGCGTGTATTATATAAAAGTCTTTCTAAGGCCTTTGCATTTTTAGGCAGGCATAGGGCTAACTCACGCTGCCGAGGCTTGCGCTTGGCATGACTCCACCAGGAGGATATGCGCGTATTATAAGCCCGTTCCAGTACTCATCTTCAGTACCGCCTCCGTCCCCGACGAAGCCAAGATATTCACCGTTATTCGCGACCGTATATTCATTAGACGGGTTCTGGTAAAATTCAGACCCATAATTTCCCAAAGTTGTGGATAAGTACTCTGTAGCGATCCCGTTATCTACTATTACTCCAGAAAGCACCCATTCGTTATCCCACGTTCCAGTATCAGGAGGTGCATCCCATGTTGTCCAACTGGATGTTCCTGCTATTCCATACCACCCGGTGCCATATCCCTGTCTTGATAGCTGCCCGCTTCCGCCTGAACTTTCTAGAAAGAATACGTCATTCAATCTGATGATGTAAGTGTAATATTCTATTATCATATTTGTGGATTGGCCGTCTGCTAGCCCATACAGATAGTTCCCCCCATAGTTCAACGCGTATAGCGCCTCTGTCCCAAAAGGCGATCCTGACGGTGCAGAGTCTGTTTGGCCTGCCGTGCCAACTGCTGTCAACCCGCTTAGCGAATCTCCTGAAAAATAATTAAGGAACACGCTCGCGCCATCATCGTATTCGCCATAGGTGCCGCTTAGAGCAGGGGCTTCGCCTATGCCTGTTGTGCCGCTGCTTGAAAGAAGGTTTGTAGTCTTTGGCGCGAATCCCAGGTATATTGTTATTGCGGAATTTGCAGGTATGCCGTTTTGTAGCTTTAACCATGCAGTAATTGTGCCGGAATTGTTGCTCTCTATCCATGCAGGTATTATCGCGCCTCCATCATAGAAGAATTCGAAGTTCGCAGCATTTCCGTTATATGCCAAGTAACTGGAATAATCCGATTCGGGTATCTGAACCTCTTGCTGGAATGGTGCAGGCGTTGCTGTGCCCTGCGAATTAGTTATCACCACATTTGCATAATTTGTTATTCCAGAAGGCAGGGCGAATGATGTTGACGTAGTCACAGTTGCGGAACTTGGAGTCAGCCCTGCTATTGTAACAGTTGCGATTTGCGACAATAGGTTAGAATAACTTGCCTCGTCATACTGCGCCCATATATGCCCATCCGCAGTGCTGCTGGACGAATCTATCGTGAAAGAATACGTGCCTGACATGCCGCTTCTCATGTCACCTACGTTTACCGATGGATATCCTGCGCAAGAAGAGGGCGCAGTAGCGCTGTTTGGCACGAAGCACAGGACTACGTTGCTCCATGCAGCGCCTGTTGCCTGGCCTATGATTGCAGTGAAAGTTGTTCCATGCGCAACAGGCCCGCTGCAAAGGAAGCCAGAATTCGGAAGGCACGTTGTGCCAACCAGAGAAGCAGAGCTGAAAACCCCAAGGGAGAACAGCGCTGCAAGCACTATTGCAATAATCAGTATCGCCCATCCGTATGTCATCAGGTATTCCATAGCGCTTTGAGATTTCATGCGCTTTGAAAGGATTGCTAATTTTTGCATGTTCTTCTTTGATACTATTCAAAAAAATTAATTTAAACCTTCCCAAAGCTGGCTTATCCATTTTAATAGGCAATAAAATTGCAATGCTAATGCATCAAAATAACTAGCACTTGCACAAGAATAAGTTTATGGACTCTGCGGGATTCGCACCCGCGACCCCCTCGTTGCGAACGAGGTGCTCTACTACTGAGCCAAGAGCCCGCCTTAATCAATAATATATTTCTATGACAATGAGCTATAAAGTTTATCAATCTGCCTGCGTTCTGCAGGGCCTATTATACTTGCAACATCTCTGAATGCAGTGTCAACCGATTTAAATACATCGTCAATGCCTGCAACACATGCATCTATGCTTTTTAGTTCGCTCTTTGCCATGCTTTCGTTTTGCATGCGTTCGAACCATCTCCTATACAAAAGCAGTTTTACCTTTTTAGCTTTTAGGCTTTTAAGCATTTCAGCGCGTGCTCTTTCAAGCCTGCCCTCCCAATCTGCAAGGACGCCTATAAGGCCGAGCACATCATTCCTTGTTACTGCATTATTCAAGGCGTTTAAAAAATAGGCATAGTCGTGTTCCTTTGCAGCAGAATATCTGATTATGAGCCTTCGTTCAATATCTGCGATAGGCATAGGCTCATTTCGCAGTCCAAGTTTTCCGTGCGATGCCAATATCCTATAATAAGCTTCATTAATGGCCTTCATTGTTTCTTGGGAATTTTTGTGCTTGGATATATCGGGATGCCATATTTTTGCTTGCTTTATGTATGCGTTCCTCACTGCCTTAATGTCGTTTGTTTGCTTTATGTCAAGCACTTTAAAAGCGTCTTGCAAGTTTTTGTCAATGCGTTCGTGGCCATAAATTTTATCAATTTCCTCTTGAACGCTTGATATTAAGCTTTCCGCCTTGGCTGCCTTTGCCTCTATTTCGTCGCCAATTCTCTTTCCCAAATGCTGCTTATGGATTCTGCGTTTGAATAAATTTCCAATGTCAAGCAAATATTACACCATTTTTAATAATGATGGTCCAAATAAATATTTGATTCTATGGCCCTGGCAAACGATGTTAGGTTAAAAAAACTTTTCAAACAGATACTGAAGGACATAAAGCCCACTCAGAAAGAAATAAGCGACGTAAGCGAGTATTCAAACGAATTGATGGCAAGGCTAAAGGAGGTAGCGCCCAAAGACGTTGAGATAATACTTGCAGGTTCTCTTGCGCGTGGCACACAGGTACGCGGCAAGTCAGACATAGACATATTTCTGCTTTTCCCAAGAAATCTAGAAGAGCGTAAGATGGAGGCCAAAGCAATCAGCCTGGCAAAAAGGATAGTGCGCAATGAGTTTGGAGAATACTACGAAATAAACTATGCAGAGCACCCGTATCTAAAGCTCATAAACAAACGCAGATCCTTAAATGCAGACATAGTGCCTGCGTTTAAAATAAATGATGCTGATGAAATGGCAACCTCGGTAGACCGCACCCAATTGCATAATGTGTTTGTATTAAAGAATCTTGACGCTAAGCAAAAAGATGATGTAAGGATAATAAAATACCTGCTGCAGCGCCACAACATATATGGCGCGGAATCGAGCAGGCATGCATTTTCCGGCTATCTATGCGAATTGCTTGTATGCTATTACGGGTCTGCAGAGAATGTGCTGAAGGCGTTTTCCGAAGCCAAGATTCCAATATACATAAATCTATACAAAAAAGATGCAGATGCCAGCGCAGCAGCCGAAGCATCACGCCATTTTAACGCGCCTTTGATAGTTATAGACCCTACGGACAAGAACAGGAATGTAGCAGCCAGCGTTTCTATAGAATCATTGTCCAGGCTCATGCTGATATCCAGGAATCTGCTTGCAAATCCTGCAAAAAAGGAGTTCTATGGTCCGATGTATTCGGATGAAGACCCTGTCAAAAGCATAGAGGAATTCAGGCGTGCCAAAGGCGCTTCAATCCAGGCAATGTGCTTCAAGCTTCCAAAAATATCAGAGGATACGTTATGGCCGCAGCTTGAAAAGTTGCGGGGCAGAATTGTAAGGGAGCTCGAGCAGTCGGGCTTTGGCATAGCGCTGTCGTTTTCTAGGATTGAATACGGCAAAGGCGTCATTGTATTCTTACCTGCATATGACAGGTTGAACACGATTAAGAGGATTGGCCCGGACGTTACAATAATTGGCGCAGCTGAAAAATTTGCCAGGGCGCATGGCTCTGCGCTCAGCGTATCCGTAGAGGGCAGCAGGCTCATAGCAATAGATAAGCCTGCAAATGCAGATGTACTTGGAGCATTGCAAGGCATAATACTGGACAAAAAGTTCAAATTTACTCCAGACATCAAGAAAAGCGCTGTCAAGATAGCAAATAACGAATTAAGCGAAGACTATGCGCTAATCGTTTATCACGGGCTTGTGGAGAAGCTTGGCATTTAAGCTTAAAGCTTATAGCGATTACCACCTGAGATGATCGATTTCAATTCCGTAAAATGATCCTTTTTAGACTTTTTTGGCGCAGGGGTTGCCTTGCCTCCAAGCAATTTGCTTACCAAGTAATTTATTGCTTCCCTCTTCTCAATTCCTGTTTCTATCTCATATATCTCTTTGGCATTTCCGCGCATTGCAGACCCGCAGTAATCCATCGCCTCTGAAATTATGTTCTCGCGTATTTTTGCTAAGCCATAGGCCCGCGCTTCCAATCTGCGTGCAAGCCTTTTAAGCGGCACGCGTATTACAAAGCATATTGCGGGCTTCAATTTCAATTCCGGGACAAGATGGCCAACAATTATTACATTAAGCTCTGGTGTTTTGCGCAATTCGGCCCTCAACGCTGCGCTAAGCTTATTGCTATTTACCACCTTTGATCCATTTTCATCTTCGCGATAATAAGCGTGTGCTTTAATAACAATGTCGTTTAGCTCTATAACTACATTGCTTATCATATTGCGCGACAAAGCGGCTGACAGCATTCTTGCGAAATGGCTTTTCCCAGCGCCTGGCGTTCCAGTTATTGCAAATATGCGCTTGCTTTTTCCCTGCATTACTGCTGTGCACCTTTATTCATATAACTATCTACATTATCGAACAGGTCGCCGAGCTCATTTTCTGCAGTATCAAGGTCTATAAGGGGATTGGGCTGCAGTGCAACGACTATCATATAATTCTTTTGTCCATCGAAAAGCCACTGCCCCAATGAATAAGTGCTATACGTTGTGGAGAAATCAGCAACAAAATTTGAATTTGCAGAAAGCCGCCCTATCAGTGCATTTATCCCGCTATCTGCATCGTTTACATATATGGTTTCCTCGACGCTGCTGCCCCTGTCTATGGCCTGTGGCTTTATAAGCGGTATGTTGTCCTGCTTTGCGCGCATAGCTATAGCCTGTGCAAGCTGTTTTGTCAAAGAATCGCATTTTAGGCCGTCCTTTTCAAGGTCCTCCTTCTCCTTTTGCATGTTTGACCTCAAGCCATTTATGTAATCATTCGCTTCTTTGCGTATATTTTCTACGGTCTGCGCAATCCCGTTCTTCGAAGCGTAGGATGCTGGATTTGTGAGCAAGTCTGTCAATGATATTCCATACTCCTGAAGTATTGATTGCTCAAGTGCGCCTATAACAATACCTGTCTCCTCGCTCCATAAATCGGTAACTGTATCATCGGCCATTGATAACACCTATAGCATTATAATATATTTATGAACGCATAGATATATGAGTGTTTTCATGGAAACAGAAGACGCGTCGGCGCGGATAAAAAAAGACATCATGGCATTTGAAGAAAGCATAAAAATCGCTGAGCAATTTTCGCAGGATTTGCGTATCAAAGAGATAGTGGAGCTGTCAAAAATGTATGCTGCAGACTCGAAGCACTACCTGGACAAAGGTGACCTGCTTACGTCATTTTCATGCATTTCATATGCACATGGATTACTGGATGCGGCCATGTCCTTCGTAGGTGCGAGCAAATATGTATGAGGAAGGCGCAGCTCGAATAGAAGCCGGAGAGGCGTTCCTAAATCCAAAAGCCAGGCTCTCTAGGGATATCAGCGTAGCATACCTGCTCGCCAGAGGTTCAGTGGCAAATGCTTTGGACATGACGTCAGCCACTGGAATACGCGGCATAAGGTACGCAAAGGAATGCGGCATAGATGATGTTACAATGCTTGAGATAAACAAGAATGCATTCGATTCAATGGCCAAAAACCTAAGGTCTAATTCCATGGACAATGCGAAAGCTTACAACACAAGCGTGCAGGAATTCTGCAACATGGAGGATTCTCCAAAATTCGATGCCATAGACATAGACCCGTTTGGAAGCCCTGCGCCATACATGTATGACGCCCTAAAGGTTGCACATGATGGAACATCAATCATGGTAACGGCTACAGACACTGCGGTGCTCTGCGGGGCGCAGCCTAATGCATGCAAAAAGATTTACCATTCTGTACCTATGCACAATGAGCTTGGGCACGAGGCAGGCGTACGCATACTTGCATGCTTTATAGCTGATCTTGCTGCGCAATTTAACTTCGGAATAAGCGTTGAGTTCGCCTTTTCTTACCTGCATTACATACGTGTTATAGTAAGGCTTGCGCACGGAAGCAAGCACGCAGTAAAATCAGTGAATTCTTCTGGATTCGCGTACAAGTGCGAGCATTGCGGATGGCTTGGTATGGAAAAAGGCTATTTCACCAGCATCCAATCATGCCCGAACTGCTCTCACGAAATATTGAGGTCGGGGCGGCTTTGGCTTGGAGAAATAAAAAGCGATGCTGTAGCGAAAAAGATTGGAGGCAGAATGACAAAGATGCTTAAGGGCCGCGATTCAGAATCGAAGTTTGTCGAAACCGTAATTCATGAAGGCAATACGCCGTTTTATTACAGCATTCCGAAACTGACTAAATTAATGCACATCAGGGCAGTAAGCCCATTTGACGTCGTGAAATCCCTGCAGGCTTCAGGCATCGGAGCTTCTCTCACGCATTTTGAAAAGAGCTGTATAAAGACTGAGGCAGATGTAAACGAGCTGAAGGCTAGGATTTCTGCCATCGTTAAGCCATAGCGGCAAAAGCAAATGCTTAAGAATCTTTATTATCTTGAATTTTCATATCTGTCGTCATCTTATGCCACTTTTTTAAAAAAAGTTAGCGGCAGCTTCCAAAATCAGAAAAATATATATAGTAGTTCAGAGAAAATGTATATGAGTGGGTAAATGGGGGAAGTAGATGGGGGAATATAAAACAGAGCCAATTCCATACTGTACTAGATGTGGTGTTGCCACTAGCAGTCAGTCTGGCAGGATATCTGAAGCGGATGGAAACTTTTACTGTGCGAAATGCGCAGAGGAGGTAAACCGCGAGTATCTGGCAAAGAGCACATGCGCCATATGTGGAAGGACGATGTCAAAAGACGAAGTCAAGTTCGTATTGCCGTCAAAGTCCTTCGGGGCTAAGGAAGTGCGATTGTACAGCAGGCTCGCATGCGTTCAATGCTATTCTACATTCGCATCAAAAGCAGAGAATAAGCATCTGTATAAAAGCGAGAGGCACAGGATGCTGATGAAATCCGCAAAAAGGCAGCTGATACGCCAGGTCCTTGAGCACGCATAAGGCCCAGGCCAGCGTTTCATTGCATAGCCTTGCCGAACTTATGCAAGCTAGCATGGCTTAAATGCCTAAATAGCCCATGGCCTAACAATTAATCGGATAGAACTTATTTTCTAGCCTTCACCACTAGCATGTGGTATTCGTTGTCGTATCCTATTGCATCCTTTAATGCATAGGGCTCTATTGCTATTGTGCTGTCGGAATACGGATCGTTTATATAAAACGAATCCTCGTCATAGCCTTTTACGACTACCCAATGCGGAGACTGTTCCAGATAAGGATTGATCGCCTTTGCATTTACAAGCAGTATTGGTATGTTGCCGCTGTTTATCGTGTTTTTTATAGTGTTTGTAGTTACTATACCGTGCACTTCTTTTATGTTGAGCTTTTTCGTTTTCTCCTTGATCTCATTGTACGAAGCCCTGAGCGCATCAAGGTTTATCCCCTCATACACCGCAAGCTTTCTTTCGTACCCCTCGTCCTTCTGGTTGCTGCTTATTATATGTAGCTTAGCGCCGCGCTTAGCCAGTGCGTATGCCAGCCCGTATTTAGATCCGTGCCATACGCTGCCGTTTACCGCTTCGTGCCAGATGTTGAATTCTTCCTCCTTCTTCGGCTTATAATTCTTGTTTATGTATTTCAGCACCATTATGGCACATGCCGCAGAACTTGTAAATTCTTCTGACTGAGCGTAATTCGGTATCTCATAAATTTTACTTTTCTTGGTTGATTTTGTTTTTGCCATTTTTTTCACCTTTTTAACATAAGCATGTGCAGGGAGGGAGATTTGTTCATGACTGATTTTGAACTCCCGTAGGCCTAGGCCAACGGATCTTGAGTCCGTCGCGTTTGACCATGCTCCGCCATCCCTGCGCAGTATCTTTTTAAAAGCATCAAATAAATAATGTTTTGCATAATCAAAATAAAGCTAATGGCTTTCCGCACGCGATCGCCATTTGTATTTTGGTTTCTTAATATTTATAGTTTTCCTTAAAAAATTTTATTTTATATTTAAGCTTTTCTACGGTTTACGAGAGTGATTGAAATCGATAGGCTATAATTATCTGCTTTGGCGAATATCTGTGGAAAGGCTGCAGAGGCATTGATTTGCCGGCAAGCTTATAATTAATGCAGGTAAAAATAATACCGTGCCTTAGTGGTGTAACGGTTAGCACGGAAGACTGTGGATCTTCAAGCCCGGGTTCAACTCCCGGCTAAGGCCTAAAACGGTTTTGCGCACCTGGGCAATCAATGCTTGCACGCTAAAGCATTTCAGAAAAAGTGCAATGCCCACGAGCGCATGAATCTCTTAAGCCTTATCCTTGAAGGGCTTGTATTCTTCTTTATGTCCTTTACCATGGATTTGTAAAGCACTTTTTCCTGAGCGTCCAGCTTGCCCTCCTTAACAATCTCCTGCTTTTTGCCATCAACTATCTGTGTTTCCGTCTTGCTTATTACGTCCTTCTTGACCATCGAATACCATTCATCCAGGGAGCTGCCGCTGTAATCCTTGTCTTTCAGTACGGCAAGCAAGTCCCTCATGGTGAGTTTTCTTTCCTTGCTATATTTGTATTCGTGCAGAAGTGGCAGCATTGCTGCCTTGTCGCATATCCTTTTTATGTCAGCAGGGCTGTATCCCGCAGTGGCTCTTGCAAGCCTCCCATAGCTCAGGTGCCCCCTGGGCTTGTTCTTCGTATAAAGCTCAAACAATGCCCTCCTCTCCTTGTATGTCGGCGGAGGTACATAAAGGCTGTCGCCAAACCTGCCGCTCCTCTTCAGCGCCGGGTCTATGTCCCATGGCTGGTTTGTCGCACCGATTACAAATAGACCGTCAGGCTTTTCCTGCACGCCGTTCATTTCTACTAGGAATTGGTTTACGGCCAGCCTCATTGCAGAGCTCTCACCGCCGCCGCTGGCACCATCCCCTCCCCTCTTAACGCCCAAAGCGTCAAGTTCGTCAAAGAAGATTATGCATGGCAGCGCATGCCTTGCCTGCTCGAATATAGCATGTAGGTTCTTTTCCGTGTTGCCGGTGTACATGTCGACTATCTGGTTTATCTGTGCTATTATGACGTTCGCCCCGGCTTCGCCTGCTATCGCATTGACCATATAAGTCTTTCCGGTTCCTGGAGGGCCGTACAAAAGCAATCCTACACCAAGTTCCTTTCCATACTTTTTGAACAGATCTGGTTTCTGCACGGCCAAGACGACATTGTCATGCAGGTAATTCTTTATCTTTTCGGATCCTATTACATCCTTAAACGTTATCTTTGATTTATAGAATGCAACGTGCTTTATCTGGCCCTCTTCTATCAATTCAGTGTTGCCTTCAGCCTGTTCATCCTTTTGCACCTGTTTCATTGCCTGCATCTGCTGTCCTTCGCCGACATCCATATGCATAAGCGAATCCAAGTGCTCAAGCCTGTTTTTTGCCTCTGAATAATCCGGGCTTATTGAAAGCGATTTTTCATACCAATACCTGGCATCGAGAAGATCGTTGTTAGTTTCCTCTATGTCGCCAAAAAGCAGCGGAGCATCAGGGCTGGAAGGCTGGAGCTCCATAACCTTTTTTAGGTCATCTTTTGCAGCGTCAAAATTCCTGGTTATGCGCTCAGTAAGCGCCCTGTTAAAGTACGCATCTGCATACTCTGGGTCTATCTTTATTGCCTCGGAAAATTCTACTATCGCTTCGTCAAACTTGCTGGATTCAAAAAGTGAATTGCCTTGCCTCCAGTGCTCCTTTGCTGCTGGGTCCGGCTCGTGTTTGCTTTCAGCCTGTGGGTCGCTCATCGCATCATCTGATAACCTTCATGATAACATTACTTTATTCCACTTTTATATATAAATGCCTTACATTTATAATTCTTTTTTAGTCTCTACATTGTCCAGGAGGGCATTGAGCGCCCTGTCCACGCTGCTTATTCCCTTATCGCTCCTGCGCCTGTTCACGAAGTCCACTTTTGCAAAGTGCCTTCTCAATGCTGCCACTGTCTTGTTGAGCATGCGCATCTCCTCAGACTTTATCTTATATTCGCCATTTAGCTGCCTTATCACAAGCTCGCTGTCCGAAACAAGCATTATTCTCTTATCCTCATGCTGCGGTATATGGTTCCTGCACCATTCCAATGCCTTTATGACTGCTGTGTATTCAGCATAATTGTTTGTTTTAATGCCGTTATAAAAACTTCTTTTTGCAAGCACTTTGCCTTCGCCGCTTGTAACAATAAACCCGGATGCGCTTATTCCAGGATTGCCCCTTGCTGCACCATCAGTGTATATGACAATATCATGGTCCATCGGCTCAGCGTTCATCAATCCACCAAATATTTAGCTCTTAACAACAAATTATCAATAAA contains these protein-coding regions:
- a CDS encoding thiolase family protein, with translation MEDAYIIDAVRSPVGKFLGSFSKLTAPKLASQVVEGLIAKTGLKKDDVEEIICGNVLSAGVGQNPAKQVIMFSEMPKSIPTLNVNMVCASGLRAISLAAQAVKLGDYGVVLAGGMESMSSAPHLLRDVREFKKFGDVSLSEFYKYASKSGQQDQKLIDEMIFDGLWDCYSDMHMGAIAESIGKKYGIGREEQDTLAYESHKKAAQATDSGAFKDEIIQIKAENGYVKTDEGIRRDTSMEKLSSLKPAFRQDGTVTAGNASQLSDGAAFALIMSGSKAKALGVEPIAKIESYSEGGIDPQWYGLSPVETMKSALKKANLKLGQMDLIEINEAFAVQVLGVVRELGIEKQKLNVNGGAIALGHPIGASGARIAATLAHAMKNRKAEYGIASLCHGGGGSASMVLSRVD
- a CDS encoding DnaJ domain-containing protein, whose protein sequence is MLDIGNLFKRRIHKQHLGKRIGDEIEAKAAKAESLISSVQEEIDKIYGHERIDKNLQDAFKVLDIKQTNDIKAVRNAYIKQAKIWHPDISKHKNSQETMKAINEAYYRILASHGKLGLRNEPMPIADIERRLIIRYSAAKEHDYAYFLNALNNAVTRNDVLGLIGVLADWEGRLERARAEMLKSLKAKKVKLLLYRRWFERMQNESMAKSELKSIDACVAGIDDVFKSVDTAFRDVASIIGPAERRQIDKLYSSLS
- a CDS encoding CBS domain-containing protein; protein product: MAMKSTMHVSDAMSYSAITGSKNDKVSDLAQIMRDKKIGAVVIVNEDDVPIGMVTEGDMVRKIVAEHRDPRNTTAADIMTTPVITITEDISLDAAARLMASNRIKKLCIVDLNGKLNGILTEGDIVKHAVGLIGIFEQ
- the cca gene encoding CCA tRNA nucleotidyltransferase, producing MALANDVRLKKLFKQILKDIKPTQKEISDVSEYSNELMARLKEVAPKDVEIILAGSLARGTQVRGKSDIDIFLLFPRNLEERKMEAKAISLAKRIVRNEFGEYYEINYAEHPYLKLINKRRSLNADIVPAFKINDADEMATSVDRTQLHNVFVLKNLDAKQKDDVRIIKYLLQRHNIYGAESSRHAFSGYLCELLVCYYGSAENVLKAFSEAKIPIYINLYKKDADASAAAEASRHFNAPLIVIDPTDKNRNVAASVSIESLSRLMLISRNLLANPAKKEFYGPMYSDEDPVKSIEEFRRAKGASIQAMCFKLPKISEDTLWPQLEKLRGRIVRELEQSGFGIALSFSRIEYGKGVIVFLPAYDRLNTIKRIGPDVTIIGAAEKFARAHGSALSVSVEGSRLIAIDKPANADVLGALQGIILDKKFKFTPDIKKSAVKIANNELSEDYALIVYHGLVEKLGI
- a CDS encoding DUF357 domain-containing protein, whose translation is METEDASARIKKDIMAFEESIKIAEQFSQDLRIKEIVELSKMYAADSKHYLDKGDLLTSFSCISYAHGLLDAAMSFVGASKYV
- a CDS encoding 3-hydroxyacyl-CoA dehydrogenase NAD-binding domain-containing protein; amino-acid sequence: MSEKITVIGPGKMGTGIVQVMLAAGYDVLLIGRSKEALDKGMALLSSSMDKAIEKQRMTREQKTLLLSRLHSTTNYAESAGSIAVIEAVTEDFNAKVSVLQEAEKNCGPAILATNTSSILLGKLAAKLKDPSKFLGMHFFNPVPVMKPIELITTQFTSSEAEAKALEIASRAGKTAIKVNDYPGFVANSVLMPLINEAILLLENGVATKEGIDAIVRLGLNHPMGPLELADFIGLDVCKDIMDSIYSETKDEKFKPVKLLVEMVKSGKLGRKSGEGFYKY
- a CDS encoding enoyl-CoA hydratase/isomerase family protein, producing the protein MANIIVKGSEITQIIINRPEKHNALDYETLQSLSKSISLASSNDKCKAIIISGAGGRAFSAGADVSYLYSISSKKEAIEAFEAFYSAYKCIWDSPKPTIAAISGYCLGGGNELAISCDFRIATRESVFSQPEVKLGIIPGGGATYRLPILIGLQNARRMILQGENFTAEAVLAMGLVDAIAEKDAVAYAKEFALELAKNPISRAKVAINSAIKLDYENEKRLFIKSVLDKEAKSAMAAFLNHKK
- a CDS encoding AAA family ATPase, translating into MQGKSKRIFAITGTPGAGKSHFARMLSAALSRNMISNVVIELNDIVIKAHAYYREDENGSKVVNSNKLSAALRAELRKTPELNVIIVGHLVPELKLKPAICFVIRVPLKRLARRLEARAYGLAKIRENIISEAMDYCGSAMRGNAKEIYEIETGIEKREAINYLVSKLLGGKATPAPKKSKKDHFTELKSIISGGNRYKL